The sequence below is a genomic window from Cedecea neteri.
GTCGTTGGCGACATGGGCGAGCTGGGTGATGAAGCTGAAGCCTGCCATCGTCAGGTGGGGGAAGCGGCAAAAGCTGCAGGTATTGACCGTGTTTTGAGCGTCGGCGTGTTAAGCAAGACGCTGAGTGACGCATCAGAAGTTGGTGAACATTTTGCCGATAAACAGGCCGTGGTCGCGCGTTTGAAAGCGCTTATCGCGGAACATTCAATTTTAACCATTTTGGTGAAAGGTTCACGTAGTGCGGCCATGGAAGAGGTGGTTCGCGCATTACAGGAGAAACAAGCATGCTAGTTTGGCTGGCCGAACATTTGGTCAAATATTATTCCGGCTTTAACGTCTTTTCCTATCTGACGTTTCGCGCCATCGTCAGCCTGCTGACCGCTCTGTTTATCTCCCTGTGGATGGGCCCGCGGATGATCGCGCGTTTACAGCAACTCTCCTTCGGACAGGTTGTGCGTAACGATGGCCCGGAGTCGCACTTTAGCAAGAAAGGAACGCCAACCATGGGCGGGATCATGATCCTGACCGCCATTGTGGTGTCCGTGCTGATGTGGGCTTATCCCTCTAACCCTTACGTCTGGTGCGTGCTGTTCGTGCTGATAGGCTTCGGCATCGTTGGCTTTGTCGATGACTATCGCAAGGTGGTTCGTAAGGACACCAAAGGTCTGATTGCTCGCTGGAAATACTTCTGGATGTCGGTGATTGCGCTGGTTGTTGCTTTCACTATGTACGCCGCTGGAAAAGGGACGCCTGCAACCGAACTGGTTGTGCCGTTCTTCAAGGATGTGATGCCACAGCTTGGCCTGTTCTACGTGCTGCTTGCGTACTTCGTTATTGTCGGTACCGGTAATGCGGTCAACCTGACCGATGGCCTTGATGGCCTGGCGATTATGCCGACCGTGTTTGTTGCCGCTGGTTTTGCACTGGTGGCATGGGCGACAGGGAACATGAACTTTGCGGGCTACCTGCACATTCCTTACCTGCGCCATGCGGGTGAACTGGTCATCGTCTGTACGGCGATTGTCGGCGCAGGCCTGGGCTTCCTGTGGTTCAACACTTACCCGGCTCAGGTCTTCATGGGCGACGTTGGCTCGTTGGCTCTTGGCGGGGCTCTGGGGACTATCGCAGTGCTACTGCGTCAGGAGTTCCTGCTGGTGATTATGGGGGGCGTGTTTGTCGTTGAAACGCTATCGGTGATCCTGCAGGTGGGCTCATTCAAGCTCAGAGGGCAGCGTATCTTCCGTATGGCGCCCATTCACCATCACTATGAATTGAAAGGCTGGCCGGAGCCGCGCGTGATTGTGCGCTTCTGGATTATTTCGCTGATGCTGGTGCTGATTGGCCTGGCTACGCTGAAGGTTCGCTAAACATGGCAGATTACCAGGGTAAAAACGTTGTCATCATTGGACTGGGCCTGACGGGCCTGTCCTGCGTGGATTTCTTTATTGCGCGCGGCATTACGCCACGCGTAATGGATTCCCGTATCTCCCCTCCTGGTCTTGATAAGTTGCCTGAGAACGTTGATCGCCATACCGGTTCGCTGAATGAGGACTGGTTGCTGGCGGCGGATTTAATTATTGCCAGTCCTGGCGTGGCGCTTGCTACTCCAGCCTTGAGCGCGGCGGTTGATGCCGGGGTTGAGGTCATTGGTGATATTGAGCTGTTTTGCCGTGAGGCCCAGGCTCCGATTGTCGCGATTACCGGCTCCAACGGGAAAAGTACCGTAACCACCCTGGTGGGAGAGATGGCGAAAGCCGCTGGTGTGAATGTGGGCGTTGGCGGAAATATTGGTCTACCGGCGCTGATGCTGCTGGACAAAGGCTGTGAGCTTTATGTTCTTGAGCTATCGAGCTTCCAGTTGGAAACTACCCATAGTTTGAAAGCGGCGGCGGCGACCGTTCTGAACGTGACTGAAGATCATATGGATCGCTATCCGTTTGGGATGCAGCAGTATCGTGCGGCAAAACTGAGTATTTATGAAAATGCCAAAGTTTGCGTGGTCAACGCAGATGACGCGCTGACGATGCCGGTACGCGGCGCGGACGAGCGCTGTATCAGTTTCGGTGTGGATGTCGGCGATTATCATCTTAATCGCCAGCAGGGTGACACCTGGCTGCGGGTGAAGGGGGAGAAAATCCTCAACACCAAAGAAATGAAACTGGTTGGGCAGCATAACTACACCAACGCGCTGGCTGCGCTGGCGCTGGCGGATGCGGTGAATCTGCCTCGTTCCAGCAGCCTGAAAGCGTTGACCACCTATACTGGCCTGGCTCATCGCTTCC
It includes:
- the mraY gene encoding phospho-N-acetylmuramoyl-pentapeptide-transferase, with translation MLVWLAEHLVKYYSGFNVFSYLTFRAIVSLLTALFISLWMGPRMIARLQQLSFGQVVRNDGPESHFSKKGTPTMGGIMILTAIVVSVLMWAYPSNPYVWCVLFVLIGFGIVGFVDDYRKVVRKDTKGLIARWKYFWMSVIALVVAFTMYAAGKGTPATELVVPFFKDVMPQLGLFYVLLAYFVIVGTGNAVNLTDGLDGLAIMPTVFVAAGFALVAWATGNMNFAGYLHIPYLRHAGELVIVCTAIVGAGLGFLWFNTYPAQVFMGDVGSLALGGALGTIAVLLRQEFLLVIMGGVFVVETLSVILQVGSFKLRGQRIFRMAPIHHHYELKGWPEPRVIVRFWIISLMLVLIGLATLKVR
- the murD gene encoding UDP-N-acetylmuramoyl-L-alanine--D-glutamate ligase; its protein translation is MADYQGKNVVIIGLGLTGLSCVDFFIARGITPRVMDSRISPPGLDKLPENVDRHTGSLNEDWLLAADLIIASPGVALATPALSAAVDAGVEVIGDIELFCREAQAPIVAITGSNGKSTVTTLVGEMAKAAGVNVGVGGNIGLPALMLLDKGCELYVLELSSFQLETTHSLKAAAATVLNVTEDHMDRYPFGMQQYRAAKLSIYENAKVCVVNADDALTMPVRGADERCISFGVDVGDYHLNRQQGDTWLRVKGEKILNTKEMKLVGQHNYTNALAALALADAVNLPRSSSLKALTTYTGLAHRFQLAWERNGVRWINDSKATNVGSTEAALNGLHVEGTLHLLLGGDGKSADFSPLARYLQGDRVRLYCFGRDGAELAELRPDIAEQTETMEQAMKLAAGRVESGDMVLLSPACASLDQFKNFEQRGDMFTQLAKELG